The Janthinobacterium lividum genome has a window encoding:
- a CDS encoding methyl-accepting chemotaxis protein produces the protein MHALSHLRIGTRLAAGFALVLLLSVISTSYALYSARVNAEATRQMMEQPLAKERLVSDWYVLIYSAIARTSMIARSTDETLSSVFADTIADSTKQGSELLKKIEALLDSDEEKSIFKASIAERVKYQDAKTLVMNARKAGNAAQAESAYRDSFAPAAAKYQNNVKALLSQQRQAIDATAQAIEAANERSFTLLLTLCALVVALGSVCAWLITRSITQPLKAAVKVAETVADGDLRTHFGTPASDEIGDLMRALHGMNEALRKVVSEVQTGTKAIATASGEIAAGNQDLSARTEQQASSLEETASSMEELTSTVKQNADNARQANQMAVAASGVAERGGSIVSQVVDTMGAIDTASTKIVDIIGVIDGIAFQTNILALNAAVEAARAGEQGRGFAVVATEVRSLAQRSAAAAREIKTLIGDSVEQVNNGTRLVQQAGSTMDEVVDSVRRVTDIMAEITAASAEQSMGIDQVNQAIAQMDQVTQQNAALVEEAAAAAESMQDQAAHLAQVAAGFQLEHVVTAAPVRTARPAPTQLAKPAARSTAARQPGIAARSAPPARKPQAHVAGEQDWEEF, from the coding sequence TCTCCACCTCATACGCGCTGTACAGCGCCCGCGTGAATGCCGAAGCGACGCGGCAAATGATGGAACAACCGCTGGCCAAGGAACGCCTGGTATCGGACTGGTACGTGCTGATTTACTCGGCCATCGCGCGCACCTCGATGATCGCCAGGAGCACCGATGAAACCCTGTCGAGCGTGTTTGCCGACACCATCGCCGACAGCACGAAACAGGGCAGCGAACTGCTGAAGAAGATCGAGGCACTGCTCGACAGCGACGAGGAAAAAAGCATATTCAAGGCGTCCATCGCCGAGCGCGTCAAGTACCAGGATGCCAAGACCCTGGTGATGAATGCGCGCAAGGCCGGCAATGCGGCGCAGGCGGAAAGCGCCTACCGTGACAGCTTTGCGCCGGCCGCCGCCAAGTACCAGAACAACGTCAAGGCCCTGCTGTCACAGCAGCGCCAGGCCATCGACGCGACGGCGCAAGCGATCGAGGCCGCCAACGAGCGCAGCTTCACCCTGCTGCTGACCTTGTGCGCGCTGGTGGTGGCGCTGGGCAGCGTCTGCGCCTGGCTGATCACGCGTTCGATCACGCAACCGTTGAAGGCCGCCGTGAAAGTGGCCGAAACGGTGGCCGACGGCGATCTGCGCACGCATTTCGGCACGCCTGCCAGCGATGAAATCGGCGACCTGATGCGCGCCCTGCACGGCATGAACGAGGCGCTGCGCAAGGTGGTGTCGGAAGTGCAGACGGGCACCAAGGCGATTGCCACGGCGTCGGGCGAAATCGCCGCCGGCAACCAGGATTTGTCAGCGCGCACGGAACAGCAGGCCAGTTCGCTGGAAGAGACGGCGTCGTCGATGGAAGAACTGACCAGCACCGTGAAGCAGAATGCGGACAATGCGCGCCAGGCCAACCAGATGGCGGTGGCCGCCTCCGGCGTGGCCGAACGGGGCGGCAGCATCGTCAGCCAGGTGGTCGACACCATGGGCGCCATCGATACGGCGTCGACGAAAATCGTCGACATCATCGGCGTCATCGACGGCATCGCCTTCCAGACGAATATCCTGGCCCTGAACGCGGCCGTCGAAGCGGCCAGGGCCGGTGAGCAGGGTCGCGGCTTTGCCGTCGTCGCCACGGAAGTGCGCAGCCTGGCGCAGCGCTCGGCTGCGGCCGCGCGCGAAATCAAGACCCTGATCGGCGACTCGGTGGAGCAGGTCAACAACGGCACGCGGCTGGTGCAGCAGGCTGGCAGCACCATGGACGAAGTGGTCGACAGCGTGCGCAGGGTCACCGACATCATGGCCGAGATCACTGCCGCCAGCGCCGAGCAAAGCATGGGCATCGACCAGGTCAACCAGGCCATCGCGCAGATGGACCAGGTGACGCAGCAAAATGCGGCGCTGGTGGAAGAAGCGGCGGCCGCGGCCGAAAGCATGCAGGACCAGGCCGCGCACCTGGCGCAAGTGGCGGCCGGCTTCCAGCTCGAACACGTGGTCACGGCGGCGCCGGTACGCACCGCGCGGCCTGCGCCCACCCAGCTGGCCAAGCCGGCGGCCAGGAGCACCGCCGCCAGGCAGCCAGGCATCGCGGCCAGGAGCGCGCCTCCTGCGCGCAAGCCCCAGGCGCACGTGGCTGGCGAGCAGGATTGGGAAGAGTTTTAA